In Natrinema amylolyticum, the following are encoded in one genomic region:
- a CDS encoding cupredoxin domain-containing protein — MDRRQVLKAAGVTSTIPLTAGLGAADGDETADGTERRACPQPNCIHPVLGYSGLEGDEQLPRSLRPDHAVELEIRPSEGRPIPEFFFEPTGLFVEPGDVVQFRLATPDHTVTAYHAHHGRQRRVPEGVPPFSSPVLGMNAFWLYRFDEPGVYDVLCSPHEIFGMVMRIVVGEPTVDFGPEGVVETEGGEVELRPPELTAELVYADPNMEPATIAERGSISWDDLAAESKRLLVEFPEPPAE, encoded by the coding sequence ATGGACCGCAGACAGGTTCTGAAAGCGGCCGGTGTGACGTCGACGATCCCCCTTACAGCCGGACTCGGCGCGGCAGACGGTGACGAGACCGCCGATGGGACGGAACGGCGAGCGTGTCCGCAGCCGAACTGCATCCATCCGGTGCTCGGCTATTCGGGTCTCGAGGGCGACGAGCAACTGCCGCGATCGCTCCGGCCCGATCACGCGGTCGAGTTGGAAATACGGCCGTCGGAGGGGCGACCGATTCCGGAGTTCTTCTTCGAGCCGACCGGACTCTTCGTCGAGCCCGGAGATGTCGTCCAGTTTCGGCTCGCGACGCCCGACCACACCGTCACCGCGTACCATGCACACCACGGTCGCCAGCGCCGCGTCCCAGAAGGTGTCCCGCCGTTCTCGTCGCCGGTGTTGGGGATGAACGCGTTCTGGCTGTACCGGTTCGACGAACCCGGCGTCTACGACGTGCTGTGTTCGCCTCACGAGATCTTCGGCATGGTGATGCGTATCGTCGTCGGGGAGCCGACGGTCGACTTCGGCCCGGAGGGGGTCGTCGAGACCGAGGGCGGCGAGGTCGAACTCCGGCCGCCGGAGCTCACCGCCGAACTGGTGTACGCCGATCCGAACATGGAGCCGGCGACCATCGCAGAACGGGGGTCGATCAGCTGGGACGATCTCGCGGCCGAGAGCAAACGGCTCCTGGTCGAGTTCCCCGAGCCGCCGGCGGAGTGA
- a CDS encoding helix-turn-helix domain-containing protein — translation MAKYSTGSSGGGGGTNCELCGAESDSLTLASVAGAELEVCPDCAPHDDSEAHDGDRNRNRSGQDAGSDDGPSRTQKAAQNVAKANPVWDGDSEHWESEGTNYDDDPLPYLVSDYGDALVEARQEAGLQREELADELGAPAKDVLAVEQGRATQAGVGGGLIEALEERLDVTLAE, via the coding sequence ATGGCCAAATACTCGACCGGTTCGTCCGGCGGTGGTGGCGGGACGAACTGCGAACTCTGCGGTGCCGAGAGCGATTCGCTCACGCTCGCCTCGGTCGCCGGAGCCGAACTCGAGGTCTGCCCGGACTGTGCGCCACACGACGATTCCGAGGCACACGACGGGGACCGGAACCGGAATCGAAGCGGACAGGATGCGGGTTCGGACGACGGACCGAGCCGTACGCAGAAGGCGGCCCAGAACGTCGCGAAGGCGAACCCGGTCTGGGACGGCGACTCCGAACACTGGGAGAGCGAGGGGACCAACTACGACGACGATCCACTCCCGTATCTCGTCTCGGACTACGGGGACGCACTCGTCGAGGCGCGCCAAGAGGCGGGCCTCCAGCGCGAGGAACTCGCCGACGAACTCGGCGCACCGGCGAAAGACGTCCTCGCCGTCGAGCAGGGTCGCGCGACCCAGGCCGGCGTCGGCGGCGGTCTGATCGAGGCCCTCGAGGAGCGCCTCGACGTGACCCTCGCGGAGTAG
- a CDS encoding alanine--tRNA ligase-related protein, translating into MTGQRAAAEPYATRFETEVTSIDGRRVWLERSHFYGANGGQPADRGTIADIEVSDVRLVDGEQVHVLAAEPSFRPGHRVLCSVDWSFRMYCMRAHTAGHVLLGAARRSLEDATDAGLEIGPETVRIDLETTATVDDETLIELDETVTRVVWESRPVSWDDAPIAAAREREAVAFDAEIHAGAVETGRVRLVTIEGENDRRSGSRFVGANGTADPWDVSACGGTHVRNTREIGPVTVLGSSSPAEDVTRIEFAVGPQAIDRRTAEKRAAFAATAASNVDLEDVPNELERT; encoded by the coding sequence ATGACCGGCCAACGGGCGGCAGCGGAGCCGTACGCGACGCGGTTCGAGACGGAAGTGACGTCGATCGACGGCAGACGGGTCTGGCTCGAGCGCAGTCACTTCTACGGAGCGAACGGCGGGCAGCCGGCCGATCGCGGGACGATCGCCGATATCGAGGTGAGCGACGTCCGACTGGTCGACGGCGAACAGGTCCACGTGCTGGCCGCGGAGCCGTCGTTCAGACCGGGCCATCGCGTCCTGTGTTCGGTCGACTGGTCCTTTCGAATGTACTGTATGCGGGCCCACACCGCCGGCCACGTTCTCCTCGGGGCCGCGCGGCGATCCCTCGAGGACGCGACCGATGCCGGCCTCGAGATCGGCCCGGAGACGGTCCGGATCGACCTCGAGACGACGGCAACCGTCGACGACGAGACGCTGATCGAACTCGACGAGACGGTTACCCGCGTCGTCTGGGAGTCGCGACCGGTCTCGTGGGACGACGCGCCGATCGCGGCGGCGCGCGAGCGCGAAGCGGTGGCGTTCGATGCCGAGATCCACGCTGGTGCAGTCGAGACGGGACGAGTTCGACTCGTCACGATCGAGGGCGAGAACGACCGACGGAGCGGGTCCCGGTTCGTCGGTGCGAACGGCACGGCGGACCCATGGGACGTGTCGGCCTGTGGCGGGACTCACGTTCGCAACACTCGGGAGATCGGCCCCGTCACGGTGCTCGGCAGTTCGAGCCCCGCCGAGGACGTGACTCGGATCGAGTTCGCCGTCGGCCCACAGGCGATCGATCGACGAACGGCCGAGAAGCGGGCCGCGTTCGCCGCGACCGCGGCGTCGAACGTCGATCTCGAGGACGTTCCGAACGAACTCGAGCGGACGTGA
- a CDS encoding J domain-containing protein, whose translation MTEDFYDLLEIPPDAPQDEIKDAYREQVRVYHPDLNDDDRAQAQFTAVQTAYDILGDPVERQAYDRLGHEDYVAKRTSGLPSPDVWKSDDDDDDSSGTELSYSESETASASTSTASAAGGATASGSTAGGRSSATSGSASATGTSASAGAANGTSSASGTGTGTGSRSGGNGAGASHRTDSTNTGTAGETGQSSRAATGSESASDGGFGNPLARWWRRQNFSLPLLWLSVLVYAGGLAHFGLENAASLESLWTELRATGADPTGIRTLLTESRHGLETTVAFVRGVEFVTPPLERPLWYGALAGVVALALLSLLVVRIVSRETTLGPLTIDETIVVALAVTATTTLVGGPLLAGAVLMPLLFGVVVRHTRRGRGWTPSYLYVLPVLAPLVGFGAAAAGYTSLPVDLAAFVFLPLLGGLGLPLRATIMKHFGR comes from the coding sequence ATGACAGAAGATTTTTACGACCTTCTCGAGATCCCGCCCGACGCCCCGCAGGACGAGATCAAGGACGCCTATCGCGAACAGGTCCGCGTCTACCATCCCGATCTGAACGACGACGACCGCGCACAGGCGCAGTTCACCGCGGTGCAGACGGCCTACGATATCCTCGGCGATCCGGTCGAACGGCAGGCCTACGATCGACTCGGCCACGAAGACTACGTCGCGAAGCGAACCAGCGGACTGCCCTCTCCCGACGTCTGGAAGAGCGACGACGATGACGACGACTCGAGCGGCACGGAACTGAGCTATTCGGAATCGGAGACGGCCTCTGCGTCGACGTCGACCGCGTCGGCAGCCGGCGGCGCTACAGCGTCCGGATCGACCGCCGGCGGTCGATCGTCGGCGACGAGCGGGTCGGCGTCCGCGACCGGAACGTCGGCCTCGGCCGGGGCCGCGAACGGGACCTCGAGCGCGAGCGGGACCGGCACCGGAACCGGGTCGCGGTCCGGAGGGAACGGCGCGGGAGCGAGTCACCGAACGGACAGTACCAACACCGGGACGGCCGGTGAAACCGGTCAGTCCAGCCGGGCCGCGACCGGGTCCGAGTCGGCGTCGGACGGCGGGTTCGGGAACCCACTCGCGCGCTGGTGGCGGCGACAGAACTTCTCCCTGCCGCTGCTCTGGCTGTCGGTGCTCGTCTACGCCGGCGGACTCGCCCACTTCGGGCTCGAGAACGCCGCTTCCCTCGAATCGCTCTGGACCGAACTGCGCGCGACCGGTGCCGATCCGACTGGGATCCGGACCCTGCTCACGGAGAGCCGCCACGGACTCGAGACGACGGTCGCGTTCGTCCGGGGCGTCGAATTCGTGACGCCGCCGCTCGAGCGACCGCTGTGGTACGGCGCGCTGGCGGGCGTCGTCGCGCTCGCGCTCCTCTCGCTGCTCGTCGTCCGGATCGTCAGCCGGGAGACCACCTTGGGCCCGCTGACGATCGACGAGACGATCGTCGTCGCGCTCGCGGTGACGGCCACGACGACGCTCGTCGGCGGCCCGCTGCTGGCGGGCGCGGTGCTCATGCCGCTGCTGTTCGGCGTCGTCGTCCGCCACACTAGGCGCGGGCGGGGCTGGACGCCATCGTACCTCTACGTGCTCCCCGTCCTCGCCCCGCTCGTCGGCTTCGGGGCCGCGGCGGCCGGCTATACGTCGCTTCCCGTCGACCTCGCCGCGTTCGTGTTCCTCCCGTTGCTCGGCGGACTGGGACTCCCGCTGCGGGCGACGATCATGAAACATTTCGGTCGGTGA
- a CDS encoding mandelate racemase/muconate lactonizing enzyme family protein, translated as MGVDYSQLHDPNAEYTMRDLSSETMGVTRERGGGRDVEITDIQTTMVDGNFPWTLVRIYTDAGIVGTGEAYWGAGAPELIERMTPFLQGENPLDIDRLTEHLVQKMSGEGSIGGVTVTAISGIEVALHDLAGKILEVPAYQLLGGKYRDEMRVYCDCHTEEEADPIACADEAERVVEELGYDALKFDLDVPSGHEKDRANRHLREPEIDHKVSIVEAVTERVGSRADVAFDCHWTFSGGSAKRLAKRLEDYDVWWLEDPVPPENHDVQREVTQSTSTPITVGENVYRKHGQRRLLEEQAVDMIAPDMPKVGGMRETRKIADLADMYYVPVAMHNVASPVATVASAHVGAAVPNSLAVEYHSYELGWWEDLVEEDVIEDGYIEIPEKPGLGVTLDMDVVEEHMVEGDELFDEA; from the coding sequence ATGGGAGTCGACTACTCACAGTTGCACGATCCGAACGCCGAGTACACGATGCGGGATCTCTCATCGGAGACGATGGGCGTCACGCGGGAGCGCGGCGGCGGCCGAGACGTCGAGATCACAGACATCCAGACGACGATGGTCGACGGGAACTTCCCGTGGACGCTCGTCCGGATCTACACGGACGCGGGAATCGTCGGTACCGGCGAGGCCTACTGGGGTGCCGGCGCGCCGGAACTGATCGAACGGATGACGCCGTTCCTCCAGGGGGAGAACCCGCTGGACATCGACCGACTGACCGAGCACCTCGTTCAGAAGATGTCCGGCGAGGGCTCGATCGGCGGCGTCACGGTCACCGCCATCTCCGGCATCGAGGTCGCGCTCCACGACCTCGCCGGCAAGATCCTCGAGGTTCCGGCCTACCAGCTGCTCGGCGGCAAGTACCGCGACGAGATGCGAGTGTACTGTGACTGCCACACCGAGGAGGAAGCCGATCCGATCGCCTGCGCCGACGAGGCCGAACGGGTCGTCGAGGAACTGGGGTACGACGCCCTGAAATTCGACCTCGACGTCCCCAGCGGCCACGAGAAGGATCGCGCGAACCGACACCTTCGCGAGCCCGAAATCGACCACAAGGTTTCGATCGTCGAAGCGGTCACCGAACGGGTCGGCTCCCGAGCCGACGTCGCCTTCGACTGTCACTGGACCTTCTCCGGTGGGAGTGCAAAACGTCTCGCGAAACGCCTGGAAGACTACGACGTCTGGTGGCTCGAGGACCCCGTCCCGCCGGAGAACCACGACGTCCAGCGAGAGGTCACGCAGTCGACGTCGACGCCGATCACCGTCGGCGAGAATGTCTACCGGAAGCACGGCCAGCGCCGCCTGCTCGAGGAGCAGGCAGTCGACATGATCGCACCGGACATGCCCAAGGTCGGCGGCATGCGCGAGACGCGGAAGATCGCCGATCTCGCGGACATGTACTACGTGCCGGTCGCGATGCACAACGTTGCCTCGCCAGTCGCGACGGTCGCCAGCGCCCACGTCGGTGCGGCGGTCCCGAACTCGCTGGCCGTCGAGTACCACTCCTACGAACTCGGCTGGTGGGAGGACCTCGTCGAGGAAGATGTCATCGAGGACGGCTACATCGAGATTCCCGAGAAACCGGGCCTCGGCGTGACGCTCGATATGGACGTCGTCGAGGAGCACATGGTTGAGGGCGACGAACTGTTTGACGAGGCGTAA
- a CDS encoding DUF7344 domain-containing protein, with protein MSTDFPTEQDSSSSRSDGLSHDVIFTLLSQRHRRAVLDLLLAQDRTLTLRDLRNEIVEREHSTEITELDDEQAKQTMVSLHHVHIPKLAEADIVTYDQDRMIVEPTEKLEQMESFLSCASET; from the coding sequence GTGAGTACGGATTTCCCAACTGAGCAAGACAGCTCGAGTTCCCGTTCGGACGGTCTGTCACACGATGTGATCTTCACGTTGCTTTCTCAACGCCACCGTCGTGCAGTCCTCGATTTGCTCCTCGCACAAGATCGGACATTGACTCTCCGGGATCTCCGTAATGAGATCGTCGAACGGGAACACAGCACCGAGATAACGGAACTTGACGACGAGCAAGCCAAACAAACGATGGTGTCGCTCCATCACGTCCACATCCCGAAACTGGCCGAGGCTGACATCGTCACTTACGATCAAGATCGGATGATCGTGGAACCGACAGAAAAGCTTGAACAGATGGAGTCCTTCCTTTCTTGCGCGTCTGAAACTTGA
- a CDS encoding DUF4397 domain-containing protein: MTAVDDGALTDRKGTEESIEAETATLQNDEEFEETNASRVRIAHLSPVFPAMTVTVDSESIARNLSFGEVSDYEVVEPEEQEFEITINETGEELEVSQTLEPNTTYTFLAVANVTENETVQFEPLLLRDEFAPPSETDASVRFVHASPDMPAVDITVAETNITVANNVSFREDSDYVALPAADIPLEIRQEADNDSGEVLDRVNVSLDNGTVHSIAAVGYLNPEAAPIDAPLNVGLFQDARLETNGDDPVTDSADAEPNEENTNTTSPMIAVADAVTDVEDATEDVRDSIEDAGQANETEDRAAAFDDVEDDLGEMERARLDLESGVENASNATLSDEAEIALDAADDAQDDTEDAIDDVQDLLEEDVRDVEDADVDEVAAILNMTLEQVTTAIDEIDEVANSEAAENEIEGNS; encoded by the coding sequence GTGACAGCAGTGGACGACGGGGCGCTTACCGACCGGAAGGGAACGGAGGAGTCGATCGAAGCCGAAACGGCGACACTCCAGAACGACGAGGAGTTCGAGGAGACGAACGCGTCTCGTGTCCGAATTGCTCACTTGTCACCGGTCTTCCCGGCTATGACGGTGACGGTCGATTCCGAGTCGATAGCCCGAAATCTAAGCTTCGGTGAGGTCTCCGATTACGAAGTCGTCGAGCCCGAAGAGCAGGAATTCGAGATAACGATCAACGAAACCGGTGAGGAATTAGAAGTCAGCCAGACTCTCGAACCGAACACGACGTACACGTTCCTCGCAGTTGCGAACGTCACAGAGAACGAGACGGTACAGTTCGAACCGCTACTCCTCCGTGACGAGTTCGCTCCGCCGAGCGAAACCGATGCGTCAGTTCGGTTCGTGCATGCGTCACCGGATATGCCCGCAGTGGATATCACGGTTGCAGAAACGAATATAACAGTCGCAAATAACGTGAGCTTCCGCGAAGATAGTGACTACGTCGCGCTTCCGGCCGCCGATATCCCACTCGAGATACGTCAGGAAGCGGACAACGACTCCGGTGAAGTACTCGATCGCGTCAACGTTTCGCTCGATAACGGGACGGTTCACTCGATAGCCGCTGTCGGATACCTGAACCCCGAGGCAGCACCGATCGACGCGCCGCTGAACGTCGGTCTGTTCCAGGATGCTCGACTCGAGACGAACGGAGACGACCCAGTGACCGATTCAGCAGACGCGGAACCGAATGAGGAAAATACCAACACGACGAGCCCGATGATCGCCGTGGCTGACGCCGTAACGGACGTTGAGGACGCGACAGAAGACGTGAGAGACTCCATAGAAGATGCAGGTCAGGCGAACGAAACCGAGGACAGGGCGGCCGCGTTCGACGACGTCGAGGACGATCTCGGAGAGATGGAACGTGCACGACTCGACCTCGAATCGGGAGTCGAAAATGCGAGCAACGCGACTCTCAGCGACGAGGCCGAGATCGCATTGGACGCTGCTGACGATGCACAGGATGATACCGAAGACGCTATCGACGACGTACAGGACCTCCTCGAAGAGGACGTTCGAGACGTCGAAGATGCGGACGTAGACGAAGTCGCTGCAATCCTCAATATGACACTCGAGCAGGTGACGACCGCTATCGATGAGATCGACGAGGTCGCTAATTCCGAGGCAGCCGAAAACGAGATCGAAGGCAATTCATGA
- a CDS encoding GNAT family N-acetyltransferase, producing the protein MDAIERPTFASEASRRIYEYVERHGTVERHKVLDIVSLPAEEFRTRLEELKSDGYLEEDGGTLRIALEFGAVEKHELGEFTVTIRPARQADFDGLVDTIRDVTAEETYVVAETIAEQLLYENTVTRHNVVESRRFFVATVDGDVVGWTHLDLQQVDPVREVAQQTVGVRDAYRGNGIGTKLLQRGVEWAEANGYRKVYNSVPVVNDTALEFLTVHGWDTEAIRRDHYTIDGEYVDEVMMAYEL; encoded by the coding sequence ATGGACGCGATAGAACGGCCGACGTTTGCGTCCGAGGCCAGCAGACGCATTTATGAGTACGTCGAACGGCACGGAACCGTCGAACGGCACAAGGTACTGGACATCGTGTCCCTCCCGGCCGAGGAGTTCCGAACGCGCCTCGAGGAGCTGAAATCGGACGGCTATCTCGAAGAGGACGGGGGGACCCTTCGGATCGCGCTCGAGTTCGGTGCCGTCGAGAAACACGAGTTAGGCGAGTTTACCGTGACGATTCGGCCGGCTCGACAGGCGGATTTCGACGGTCTCGTCGATACCATCCGGGACGTCACGGCCGAAGAGACGTACGTCGTCGCCGAGACGATCGCCGAACAACTGTTGTACGAAAACACCGTCACCAGACATAACGTAGTAGAGTCTCGGCGGTTCTTCGTCGCGACGGTCGACGGCGACGTCGTCGGCTGGACCCACCTCGATCTCCAGCAGGTCGATCCGGTGCGGGAGGTCGCCCAACAGACCGTCGGCGTCCGCGACGCCTATCGGGGCAACGGGATCGGGACCAAACTCCTGCAGCGAGGGGTCGAGTGGGCCGAAGCCAACGGCTACCGGAAGGTCTACAACAGCGTCCCCGTCGTCAACGATACCGCACTCGAGTTCCTGACCGTTCACGGCTGGGACACCGAGGCGATCCGCAGGGACCACTACACGATCGACGGCGAGTACGTCGACGAGGTGATGATGGCGTACGAGCTGTAG
- a CDS encoding thioredoxin family protein, with protein sequence MLVLIVHIDESSYESLVENERLVLLYFWAEWCGPCQVLDSMLEELADEFPALVVARIDTDTNETIMNEFGVETIPTLILFEHGEPVEIFAGKVPYLDFKKRVDRHI encoded by the coding sequence ATGCTGGTGCTCATCGTCCATATCGACGAAAGCAGCTACGAGTCTCTGGTCGAGAACGAGCGACTCGTGTTACTCTACTTTTGGGCAGAGTGGTGTGGTCCCTGTCAGGTTCTCGATTCAATGCTCGAGGAGTTAGCCGATGAATTTCCGGCTCTCGTGGTCGCAAGAATAGACACGGATACCAATGAGACTATTATGAACGAATTCGGCGTTGAAACCATCCCGACATTAATTTTATTCGAACACGGTGAACCGGTCGAGATCTTCGCAGGGAAGGTCCCGTATCTGGACTTCAAAAAGAGAGTGGATCGCCATATATAA
- a CDS encoding DNA polymerase Y family protein has translation MTDGPRLPGVEGEDDEDRIVCHVDADCFYAACERLREPELRGEPLVVGMGYEEGETNGAVATASYEAREFGVESAQAISTALERLPRRAASENGTPDDSDLERGAQRAPDDSSSARRERSERLDEASGKERPASESPREREETGYYRPVDMDYYESVAADVREILHDCADAVREVSIDEAYLDVTERTAWEVADGFARHIRDRIRREVGVTVSVGVAPTMSTAKIASDFDKPDGLTVVEPGEIREFLAPLAVDLLHGVGPVTARELREMGLQTAGDVAAADPEPLVERFGERGRELYDRARGEDDRRVEPKGDPKSFSRESAFAEPVEDPDPKYELIETLAAAVADRAQREGALYRTIGVKAVTPPYDVNTRERSLPGPIDDPDLVDRIARDLFTEFEGEPVRKLGVRIANLEFAAADQASLESWERDADGAGTRSDEASPDDESASDAGPDSARGSPSAGQSSLADFS, from the coding sequence ATGACCGACGGGCCGCGACTGCCGGGCGTCGAGGGCGAGGACGACGAGGATCGAATCGTCTGCCACGTCGACGCCGATTGCTTCTACGCCGCCTGCGAGCGACTGCGCGAACCCGAGCTCCGAGGCGAACCCCTCGTCGTCGGGATGGGCTACGAGGAGGGAGAGACCAACGGCGCGGTCGCCACCGCCAGCTACGAGGCCCGCGAGTTCGGCGTCGAGAGCGCGCAGGCCATCTCGACTGCCCTCGAGCGACTCCCCAGGCGCGCCGCCTCCGAGAACGGCACGCCGGACGATAGCGACCTCGAGCGCGGGGCGCAGCGCGCCCCGGATGACTCGAGCAGTGCGAGGCGCGAACGAAGTGAGCGCCTCGATGAAGCGAGCGGGAAAGAACGACCCGCGAGCGAGTCGCCGCGGGAGCGCGAGGAAACCGGCTATTACCGACCCGTCGACATGGATTACTACGAGTCGGTCGCGGCCGACGTCCGAGAGATCCTCCACGACTGTGCCGACGCCGTCCGCGAGGTGAGCATCGACGAGGCCTACCTCGACGTGACCGAGCGGACCGCCTGGGAGGTCGCGGACGGCTTCGCCCGTCACATTAGGGATCGGATCCGCCGGGAAGTCGGCGTCACCGTCAGCGTCGGCGTCGCGCCGACGATGAGCACGGCCAAGATCGCCAGCGACTTCGACAAACCCGACGGGCTCACCGTCGTCGAGCCCGGCGAAATACGGGAGTTTCTCGCACCGCTCGCAGTCGACCTGCTCCACGGCGTCGGCCCCGTCACTGCCCGCGAACTTCGCGAGATGGGCCTCCAGACGGCGGGCGATGTCGCCGCGGCCGATCCGGAACCGCTGGTCGAGCGCTTCGGGGAACGCGGTCGAGAGCTCTACGACCGCGCGCGCGGCGAGGACGACCGCCGCGTCGAGCCGAAGGGCGACCCGAAGAGCTTCTCTCGAGAGTCGGCGTTCGCCGAGCCCGTCGAGGACCCGGATCCGAAGTACGAACTGATCGAGACGCTCGCGGCGGCCGTCGCCGACCGCGCGCAGCGAGAGGGCGCGCTGTACCGGACCATCGGCGTCAAGGCCGTCACGCCACCGTACGACGTCAACACGCGCGAGCGGTCGCTGCCGGGACCGATCGACGACCCCGACCTCGTCGATCGCATCGCTCGCGATCTCTTCACCGAGTTTGAAGGCGAGCCCGTCCGCAAACTCGGCGTCAGGATCGCCAACCTCGAGTTCGCGGCCGCCGATCAGGCGAGCCTCGAGAGCTGGGAGCGGGACGCGGACGGTGCCGGAACCCGGAGCGACGAGGCGTCTCCCGACGACGAATCGGCGTCGGACGCGGGCCCCGACTCCGCTCGCGGGAGTCCGTCGGCCGGTCAGTCGTCGCTTGCGGATTTCTCGTGA